One Hyalangium gracile genomic window carries:
- a CDS encoding AAA family ATPase encodes MVVLETPSDIRGTGMVGELSARITDAFSQAKAKVRKDYGLLVITEADDLALSRAELQAHHEDRAGLNVLIKQLDLLQREEHRLGGVMITNRIGALDPAVRRRAALVLEFSRPGATERRAIFEQLPNWSACHTSWLPVRAQGASLARTLPQRRRLPPGHKNFFGQTLEPSVKRLSRTGTCRHRWFRDSPSTAYAGTASSEDLKPTRWLPSWSTPYSRALSWTVRPSRVPQGH; translated from the coding sequence GTGGTGGTGCTTGAGACGCCGTCCGACATCCGTGGGACTGGCATGGTGGGCGAGCTCTCGGCTCGTATCACCGACGCCTTCTCTCAGGCGAAGGCGAAGGTTCGCAAGGACTACGGGCTCCTCGTCATTACCGAGGCCGACGATCTCGCGCTCAGTCGCGCGGAACTCCAGGCGCACCATGAGGATCGGGCCGGTCTCAACGTGCTCATCAAGCAGCTCGACCTCCTGCAGCGAGAGGAGCATCGGCTTGGGGGCGTGATGATCACCAACCGGATTGGTGCACTGGATCCCGCAGTCCGACGCCGCGCCGCGCTCGTGCTCGAGTTCTCCCGCCCGGGCGCCACCGAGCGCCGGGCCATCTTCGAGCAACTCCCGAACTGGTCTGCTTGTCATACCAGTTGGCTACCTGTTCGCGCACAGGGTGCCTCCCTGGCCAGGACGCTCCCTCAGCGCAGGCGCCTCCCTCCAGGGCACAAGAACTTCTTCGGACAGACTCTCGAGCCGTCCGTCAAGAGACTGAGCAGGACCGGCACTTGCCGCCACCGGTGGTTCAGGGATTCACCATCGACGGCTTATGCAGGTACCGCCAGCTCGGAGGACTTGAAACCAACCCGCTGGTTGCCCTCCTGGTCTACGCCGTACTCGCGGGCCCTGAGCTGGACCGTCCGACCTTCCCGAGTACCTCAAGGGCACTGA
- a CDS encoding HORMA-1 domain-containing protein — MARSPGGSSTRHCWRASMSTPRAPTRAPRSWRKVTERQRGGSLQEAGRSGGVQLYAFPDGTEASVVVSFKRPLPDEIEAEIKARNWTSSAAYLKGEKTRDRAYSCDGYGVIRNRVGDW; from the coding sequence ATGGCTCGGTCGCCAGGAGGCTCGTCGACACGGCATTGCTGGCGCGCAAGCATGTCTACGCCGCGAGCGCCTACGCGGGCCCCGAGATCCTGGAGGAAGGTCACTGAGAGGCAGCGGGGAGGCTCGCTCCAGGAGGCGGGCCGGTCGGGGGGAGTGCAGCTCTATGCGTTCCCGGATGGCACCGAGGCCTCGGTTGTCGTGTCGTTCAAGCGTCCGTTGCCGGACGAGATCGAGGCGGAGATCAAGGCGCGGAATTGGACCTCTTCCGCCGCATACCTGAAGGGAGAGAAGACGCGGGACCGCGCCTATTCGTGCGACGGGTACGGCGTCATTCGCAATCGTGTGGGGGATTGGTAA